The region aagagatggCAGCaatttgctcctgccctagagatttgtggaactttgaacttcagagcaatgatttagggtatctggcagaagaaatttctaagcaggaaagcattcaagaggtgacctgggtgctgttaaaggcattccgttttataagggaagcagagcatagaagtttggaaaatttgtagcttGACAATgcattggaaaagaaaagaaaatcccattttctgaggagacatttaagccggctgcagaaatttgcataacttgCAGCTGAATGTTAActcccaagacaatggggaaaatgtctccagggcatgtcagagtgCTTCAAGGCAGCCCttctcatcacaggcctggaggcgtaggaggaaaaaaatggtttcttgggccaggcccaggatctccatgctgtgtgcagcctagggacttggtgtcctgtgtcccagacactccagccatgactaaaaggggccaaggtacaattcagccatggcttcagagggtgcaagccccaagactTCGCAGGTTCCAGAACCACCATCATTCACTGACCTTGGGCAGGTGACCCAATCTCTCTGAGCATCCACAGAAGGGGATAATTGTTCATTTTACAAAACACAAACCAAAGCTCAACAccacttggcagcttccatgtggtgttgagcctgtgggtacacagaagtcaagaattgaggtttgggaacctctgcctagatttcagaagatgtatggaaacacctggatgcccaggcagaagtttgctgcaggggtgggaccctcatggagaacctctgctagggcagtgcagaaaggaaatgtggggttggagtagagtccctactggggcaccgcctagtggagctgtgagaagaggggcaCCGTCCTCTAGACCtcagaatggcagatccaccaacagcttgcactgtgcacctggaaaagctgcagacactcaacgccagtccgtgaaagcagccagaaaggaggctgcaccctgcaaagccacgggggtggagctgcccaagactgtgggaacccacctcttgcatcagcatgactcagatatgtgggacatggagtcaaaggagatcattttggaactttagtaagatttgactgccctgctggattttgaacttgcctggggcctgtagcccctttgttttggctaatttcttccatgtggaacagctgtatttacccaatgcctgtacccccactgtatctaggaagtaactaacttgcttttgattttacaggctcgtaggtggaagggacttgtctcagatgagacattggactgtggacttttgggttaatactgaaatgagttaagactttgggggactgttgggaaggcatgattggttttgaaatgtgagaacatgagatttgggagggaccaggggtggaatgatatggtttagctgtgcccgcacccaaatctcaacttgaattgtatctcccagtattcccatgtgttgtgggagggacccagtgggaggtaattgaatcatggggccagtctttcccaagctattctcgtgatagtgaataagtctcacaagatctgatgggtttatcaggggcttcagcttttgcttcctcctcattctctcttgccgccgccatgtaagaagtgccttttgccttccaccatgattgttagaccttccccagccacgtggaattgtaagtccaattaaacctctttcttttgtaaattgcccagtcttaggtatgtctttatcagcagcatgaaaacagactaatacaacttcCCAGAGTTGCACAGTGTAGCAAGTCACTCCTGCTAAAGATGGTCAGCCACCTTCCTTTTCCGATCCTCAGTTTCTCTGCTCTAAAATGGGGATGAGACTGCTGGCTCACAGAGTGACTGTGCGGACTAAATGAAAGCATGTGTGTCCAGCACTAGCAGAGAGTGAGGACTGGCCCTGACTGTCACTGTCGTCACTTCCCACTGCAAATGCCCAGCCCCGGGCATAGGCCCGGCACAGAGCAGGAACCCCAGGAGAGGTGTCTACTGTGCAGGGCTGAGCAAGGAACCTAGTTCAGTGCCCTGGGAGCATCTGCAGACAGTTACCTAGGTAACTCCTGCCCCTTTACATCAGATGCCTCTTTACATCGGCTGTTACTACCATTGCCTCAGTTCTGTATCTTCTGGCTGCTGGGTGATGACTGCCTTGTGCATGTGCACAGCCCTTCACAGTTGGCAGTAAGGGTTAATCAACTTAGGTGAAGAGGGCAGGGCAGAAATTGCCACCCTGTAGTGCAGAGGACAAGGCTGAGGCTTAAAGAGGGGCAGCAAGAGGTCCCCTCTGGCGGGATAGCATTTGGGTCGTATTTTGAGCTGCTGGTTACATAAGTGGGAGCTCATATGAGGCCATTTGGCATTTCACGGACCCCTTGTATAATCACCTCTGGGAATCAAAGGGTAATTTCGGGGCCTTTGTGGTGTTTGTTTAAACCCCAGGAAGGGTGGGTATGAATGAGCAGATCAGCTTAGCaggggaggtggggcctttggtgGTAATGAGCCCTGCGGTGAGGAGCTCACCCAGGGGAACAAAGGGGGCCTGAAGCaacttaatattttccttttggttCCAGACATTGGAACACtctgtcctgcctcagctgggaccaTGCCCAGGATGCACCTGGGCTGGATTTAATCCTGAAATTGGCCTCTACAAAAGAaaggggtgggagaggaggggcCCACGTGGGGAGGGGGGTAGGGGAGAAGAGTCCCACTTTTCCCTGCCCCTGGGCAAAGCCAGAGTGCAGATCAAGTGGCTAGCCCTTTAAAGTTTCATGCAGGGCTGGTAATGCAATCCTGCTGCTCCCTCCCCCTTCCAGTCTGGAAGGTGGGCAGGTCCCTGGCCCATCTCCTCCCCCTCTCTCACCTCCTTCCTGAAGTCCAGAGGGAGGGATGggcaggagggcagggggccCAGAGCAGGGCCACCCAGATGAAGAGCCCGGCTAGAAGGAAGCTTAGtgccttctgtctcccaggctgctgaGGGGCCACTGTGCAGGGCCGGGGTGACCACAGACTATCCAATTGGTCTAGTTAGAAGCTCCCACTGCCCAACCCTCTCCTTCTCATGCTGGCACCACTGAGCACCACCATCCCAGGAGCTACAGTGGACGTGAACACAGGCTTTGAATCCAACAACAGTGGGTGGTGTGACCATTAGATGTGACAACACGTATGTAGCGCCTGGCATCTGTAGCAGCCACCACTGTAATTGTACAGAGGGAACTGAGATCTGAGGAGGGAAACTGGCTCATGCCACAGCAAGTGTCAGTGGGAAAAGCCCCTCCTGCACCCTGCCTCTCCACCAGCTACTCTGCCAGTCCTGCTGGAGGCAACGCATATGAATATAGTAATTGGAGTACACCAGGCCTGGGTCCCATTCCTGCCCTGCATTTTACTAGTTTGGGGTAAGGCCCTATtcatctctgagcctctgtttcttcatctgtataatgggggaAGCAGCCTAACTGCCTGCCCGAGGTTAAAGGAAGAACCAAAGAGGGGTAGTAGCTTAATCTGCTGGTGGCAAGGGACAGAGTAAGGGGGAAAGAGGCTTGGGACAGGTGTCCCCAAAACCCATCTGGGAATCTGGACACCCACGTTGGACACCAGGATGCCCAATGAGAAGGGAAGTTCCTGCCCCTGGACGACAGGCTAGGGGGACAGGGCAGGTGGAGTATGGGTGCAGTGGGGCAGTCACTGCAGGCCCCATTGCAGGGAGGGAGTCCTGGTCTTGAAGGCCAGCCCCGGCCAGACCACAGGTGCTTTCTCTGTCAGTGTCCCCTCTAGTGCCACTCCACTCTGCTGTGTGGCTGTCCAAAAGTGTCTTAACCTAAGGCCCAGTTCCCTTTTGGTAAAACAGAGAATTTTCTGCCTTGGAAGGTGGTTGTGAGGGTCAGATGCGACCATGCTGTGGGGCAGCCAGAACAGTGCCCGACGTGTAACACTTGCTCAGCAGAGAGTGGGGCACCCTGGGCACACCCTACCCTCAGCCCTGTGGATGAGCCCCTCACCTGGGGCCCGAGGTCTAGACCAACCCAGGGACTCTGGACCATCAGAGCTGGAGAGGCCAGCCCGAGAAATCGTCTAGTCTGGTGGGTTTCAAACTGGGTTTCCTAACACCCTAGGCAGGGATGGTGGGCAGAAGTCGAGGGCTTCAGGTCCCCCTCACTTCAGCCAGACCAGGCCCGCCTTTATCTGCTGCTCTTGTTTAAGAAAGCGATCTGCTACTTCTAGTTGAAAATTCACCACCTGGCCTCACGCCCCTTACCATACAGATGGAGAGGCAGAGGCCAGAGAAGAACTGGGACTAGGAACTCTGTGGAGTGTTCCAGGAAGCATTCCAGGAGGTCGGGGTCTGCGACACCTTCCAACAGTGTCTAGACTGGGCTCATGTCCTGTGCGGTGGGTTTAGACCATCTGGTGCATTCATTCCTCACCTGTGGCTCTCTTTCTAGCCCCCACCATGCCGtggcctctgctgctgctgctggccgtGAGTGGGGCCCAGACAACCCGGCCATGCTTCCCCGGGTGCCAGTGCGAGGTGGAGACCTTCGGCCTTTTCGACAGCTTCAGCCTGACTCGGGTGGATTGTAGCGGCCTGGGCCCCCACATCATGCCGGTGCCCATCCCTCTGGACACAGCCCACTTGGACCTGTCCTCCAACCGGCTGGAGATGGTGAATGAGTCggtgttggcagggccaggcTACACGACACTGGCTGGCCTGGATCTCAGCCACAACCTGCTCACCAGCATCTCACCCACTGCCTTCTCCCGCCTTCGCTACCTGGAGTCGCTTGACCTCAGCCACAATGGCCTGACAGCCCTGCCAGCCGAGAGCTTCACCAGCTCACCCCTGAGTGACGTGAACCTTAGCCACAACCAGCTCCGGGAGGTCTCAGTGTCCGCCTTCACGACGCACAGTCAGGGCCGGGCACTACACGTGGACCTCTCCCACAACCTCATTCACCGCCTCGTGCCCCACCCCACGAGGGCCGGCCTGCCTGTGCCCACCATTCAGAGCCTGAACCTGGCCTGGAACCGGCTCCATGCCGTGCCCAACCTCCGAGACTTGCCCCTGCGCTACCTGAGCCTGGATGGGAACCCTCTAGCTGTCATTGGTCCGGGTGCCTTCACAGGGCTGGGAGGCCTTACACACCTGTCTCTGGCCAGCCTGCAGAGGCTCCCTGAGCTGGCGCCCAATGGCTTCCGTGAGCTACCGGGCCTGCAGGTCCTGGACCTGTCGGGCAACCCCAAGCTTAactgggcaggagctgaggtgTTTTCAGGCCTGAGCTCCCTGCAGGAGCTGGACCTTTCGGGCACCAACCTGGTGCCCCTGCCTGAGGCGctgctcctccacctcccggcaCTGCAGAGCGTCAGCGTGGGCCAGGATGTGCGGTGCCGGCGCCTGGTGCGGGAGGGCACCTACCCCCGGAGGCCTGGCTCCAGCCCCAAGGTGGCCCTGCACTGCGTAGACACCCGGGAATCTGCTGCCAGGGGCCCCACCATCTTGTGACAAATGGTGTGGCCCAGGGCCACATAACAGACTGCTGTCCTGGGCTGCCTCAGGTCCCGAGTAACTTACGTTCAATGTGCCAACACCAGTGGGGAGCCCGCAGGCCTATGTGGCAGTGTCACCGCAGGAGTTGTGGGCCTAGGAGAGGCTTTGGACCTGGGAGCCACACCTAGGAGCAAAGTCTCACCCCTTTGTCTACGTTGCTTCCCCAAACCATGAGCAGAGGGACTTCGATGCCAAACCAGACTCGGGTCCCCTCCTGCTTCCCTTCCCCACTTATCCCCCAAGTGCCTTCCCTCATGCCTGGGCCGGCCTGACCCGCAGTGGGCAGAGGGTGGGTGGGACCCCCTGCTGCAGGGCAGAGTTCAGGTCCACTGGGCTGAGTGTCCCCTTGGGCCCATGGCCCAGTCACTCAGGGGCGAGTTTCTTTTCTAACATAGCCCTTTCTTTGCCGTGAGGCCATGAGGCCcgcttcattcttttctatttccctagAACCTTAATGGTAGAAGAAATTGCAAAGAATCAAGTCCACCCTTCTCAtgtgacagatggggaaactgaggccttgaGAAGGAAAAAGGCTAATCTGAGTTCCTACGGGCAGTGGCATGACTGGAGCacagcctcctgcctcccagcccggACCCAATGCACTTTCTTGTCTCCTCTAATAAGCCCCACCCTCCCCGCCTGGGCTCCCCTTGCTGCCCTTGCCTGTTCCCCGTTAGCACAGGAGTAGCAGCAGCAGGACAGGCAAGAGCCTCACAAGTGGGACTCTGGGCCTCTGACCAGCTGTGCGGCATGGGCTAAGTCACTCTGCCCTTCGGAGCCTCTGGAAGCTTAGGGCACATTGGTTCCAGCCTAGCCAGTTTCTCACCCTGGGTTGGGGTCCCCCAGCATCCAGACTGGAAACCTACCCATTTTCCCCTGAGCATCCTCTAGATGCTGCCCCAAGGAGTTGCTGCAGTTCTGGAGCCTCATCTGGCTGGGAGCTCCAAGGGGCCTCCTGGATTCAGTCCCCACTGGCCCTGAGCACGACAGCCCTTCTTACCCTCCCAGGAATGCCATGAAAGGAGACAAGGTCTGCCCGACCCATGTCTATGCTCTGCCCCCAGGGTAGCATCTCAGCTTCCAAACCCTGGGCTGTTTCCTTagtcttcattttataaaagttGTTGCCTTTTTAACGGAGTGTCGCTTTCAACCCGCCTCCCCTACCCCTGCTGGCTGGGGATGGAGACATGTCATTTGTAAAAGCAGAAAAAGGTTGCATTTGTTCACTTTTGTAATATTGTCCTGGGCCTGTGTTGGGGTGTTGGGGGAAGCTGGGCATCAGTGGCCACATGGGCAGCAGGGGCTGGCCCCACAGAGACCCCACAGGGCAGTGAGCTTTGTCTTCCCCCACCTGCCTAGCCCATCATCTATCTAACTGGTCCTTGATTTAATAAACACTATAAAAAGTTCTTTgccagtggcgggcgcctgtagtcccagctactcgggaggctgaggcaggagaatggcgtgaacccgggaggcggagcttgcagtgagccgagattgcaccactgcactccagcctgggcgacagagcgagactccgtctcaaaaaaaaaaaaaaaaaaaaaaaaaaaaaaagttctttgctTTACTCAGCCAGTGGCCACTGGCAATCCCTGGGCTGGGCTCTGGGGCCACAAAGATGAATCAGGTTAGGCCCTGCCCTGGGCAGCTTGTTCTCCCTGAAAAGCCTGATAATCTCAGGATTTGGGGAGTAAGGTGACGTGAAGGAGGGAGTTCCTGCACCCTGTTCACCTCTCATCTCCCGTGGCCCTACCCCACTGTTCCTGCCACCCCAACTCCAGCCATAGCCATGAGCATGCAGGCCCTTGCACACCTGTTCTCTTGCTCAGGCGTTACTGTGGGACCTTGCTCTTGCCCTCACCCCTGTCTCTCAACCTCCTTCCTATCCAGTAGACCTCGTTCTTGCCCGCCCGCAGAAGGTTCCCTGGTCCCTTCCACCTCCCTCCTCTGAACTGCaacagtattttgtttttccttggcGCTTCAGCTGCTATGGTACCCCAGCTCCTGTTTGCACACTTCCACTGACAGAGATCACACTTGCAGCTCATCTGGGTGGCTCTGCTGTCACCAAGTTCTTCCTTCTAACTGGCCAGTCTACAGGGAATGTCTACCATCATCACCAATGACAGGTTTTTCCTGATCCCTACTCTGTGCCCAGAACATTCAGGCCATATATACTGGTGGGAGCTTGCCCATCTTGTAATTAAGCCTCCCCAGGGAGAAGTATCAGCTTGAGGCCCTGGGTCCGAGGCTGGCACCCAGCGGTCAAGGTAGGAAAGAGCTGAGGCTTGGCGCCGGGCGGTGTGGAGGAGAGGGAGGTCAGGGTGAGACCCCGGGCCCCCATAGTCCTCCTGTTTGTTCTCCACTTCCCCTACATTTCCTGGGACAGGAGAGGATTCAGATGGAGGTAGGGATCACGGTACTTTCACCCAGTGGGTTCGGGTCTTCCCAAGTCCCCGCTTGTGGAAGGAGTCCTTGCGGG is a window of Gorilla gorilla gorilla isolate KB3781 chromosome 9, NHGRI_mGorGor1-v2.1_pri, whole genome shotgun sequence DNA encoding:
- the TSKU gene encoding tsukushi isoform X2, encoding MPWPLLLLLAVSGAQTTRPCFPGCQCEVETFGLFDSFSLTRVDCSGLGPHIMPVPIPLDTAHLDLSSNRLEMVNESVLAGPGYTTLAGLDLSHNLLTSISPTAFSRLRYLESLDLSHNGLTALPAESFTSSPLSDVNLSHNQLREVSVSAFTTHSQGRALHVDLSHNLIHRLVPHPTRAGLPVPTIQSLNLAWNRLHAVPNLRDLPLRYLSLDGNPLAVIGPGAFTGLGGLTHLSLASLQRLPELAPNGFRELPGLQVLDLSGNPKLNWAGAEVFSGLSSLQELDLSGTNLVPLPEALLLHLPALQSVSVGQDVRCRRLVREGTYPRRPGSSPKVALHCVDTRESAARGPTIL
- the TSKU gene encoding tsukushi isoform X1, producing MIVRPSPATWNSPTMPWPLLLLLAVSGAQTTRPCFPGCQCEVETFGLFDSFSLTRVDCSGLGPHIMPVPIPLDTAHLDLSSNRLEMVNESVLAGPGYTTLAGLDLSHNLLTSISPTAFSRLRYLESLDLSHNGLTALPAESFTSSPLSDVNLSHNQLREVSVSAFTTHSQGRALHVDLSHNLIHRLVPHPTRAGLPVPTIQSLNLAWNRLHAVPNLRDLPLRYLSLDGNPLAVIGPGAFTGLGGLTHLSLASLQRLPELAPNGFRELPGLQVLDLSGNPKLNWAGAEVFSGLSSLQELDLSGTNLVPLPEALLLHLPALQSVSVGQDVRCRRLVREGTYPRRPGSSPKVALHCVDTRESAARGPTIL